TACGTGCCGGTCACACCAACACCTCTGCCGGCACCGCAGTACGTGGCGCACAGCAACGAGCTATTCAAAGAGCTGGGACTCAGTGATCAGTTGGCAGAGGATGCCGGCTTCCGGCGATTGTTCTCCGGCGACATCAGTGTGGCCAGAGCACCGATGCGCCCCTATGGCTGGGCCACTGGTTATGCGCTCTCGATCTATGGCACTGAATACGATCAGCAATGTCCGTTCGGTAACGGCAACGGCTACGGCGATGGTCGGGCGATCTCCATCTTCGAAGGCCTCTTCGAGGGGCAACGCTGGGAGATGCAGCTGAAGGGCGGTGGACCAACGCCCTATTGCCGTGGCGCTGACGGTCGCGCCGTACTGCGCTCCAGCGTGCGCGAGTTTCTGGCCCAGGAGTTCATGCATGCCCTGGGGGTTCCCACATCTCGCTCGCTGACGCTGTATGTCTCCCACGACGAGAACGTGCGTCGCCCCTGGTATTCGGGCACATCTCCATCGATGGACCCCGACATCCTGGTCGACAATTCAGCCGCGATCACCACGCGCCTGGCGCCATCCTTTCTGCGAGTGGGGCAGCTGGAGTTATTCGCACGACGGACCCGCAACAACAGCCACTCCAAGGCATTCAGTGAGCTGAAGATGATCGTGGAGCACCTCATCAAACGGAACTACCACGCGGAGGTCGAGCCATCATTGCCATTCAGCGAACAGGTGGTGGAGTTGGCCAGGTTGTTCCGCGGACGTCTGACAGCACTGGTTGCTGACTGGATCCGTGTGGGCTACTGCCAGGGCAACTTCAACAGCGACAACTGTGCCGCCGGCGGCTTCACCCTTGACTACGGACCTTTCGGATTCTGCGAACTGTTCGACCCACGCTTTCAGCCCTGGACCGGTGGCGGAATGCATTTCGCCTTCTTCAATCAGCCGGTGGCGGCAGGCAAGAACTATCAGATGTTCGTATCAGCCCTGAAACCGTTACTGGAGGATCACCCGGAAGCCATGACTCGCCTTGAGAGACTTGAAGAGGGTTTTAAAGCCGCAATGCAAGAGGCTCTCGACAGCATGTGGCAACGCAAACTGGGTCTCACCGATCGTTCCCCAGAGCTGGTGAGCAGCCTGCTCCAGTTATGCGTCGACTCAGCAGCCGACTACACGATGTTGTTCCGAGAGCTCTCAGCCATCCCTGAACAGGTGGCGCCGCTGAAGCGAAGCTTTTATCGACCCAGCAATGAACAGGTTGATCAACGCTGGATGGAGTGGTTGCAACAGTGGCGACGTCAATTAGGACACAACAGCAACCTGAGCGAGGCATCCAAAGCCATGCAGCTGACCAATCCCGCCATCACTTGGCGTGAATGGCTAATTGCACCGGCCTATGAACAAGCAGCCCATGCTGACTACAGCCAGGTGCACGAGTTACAGAAGGTCTTCGCCAAGCCCTATGAATCCTTACCCGTGGAATTAGCTGCCCGCTACGACCAACTGAAACCAGAGGAATTCTTCAACGCCGGAGGCATCTCGCATTACAGCTGTTCCTCATGAACCGTGGTCGAGCAGGGCATGCAGCGTTTAGATCAAGTCGGCGAGTTGAGCCCTGTCCAATCCAGCCATCAGAGCCAGTAACAACAGCACGCGTGCCTTTTGGGGGCTGAGCCGCCCGGCCGGAACCAGACCAAGACGTGCAAACTGACCTCGATGATGCACGGGCCCGGAACCACAGCGATTTGCCCTGAGCATGAGCGGCAGCGGCCCTGTCCAGTCTTCAAGCGCGCGACGTTCATGCGCTGATAGCTGGCCTGCACCAGTGCCCGTGAACACCAGACCATGGACACCAGCCGAAAGCAGAGCAGGAATTAGGGCTGACGGAGGCTCAACGCAACCATGCAGGATCGCCACCTGCGGCCAAGGCTCAGCAAGCTGAAGGTGTGCAAACGGAACAGGGCGATCAGATCGGGCTGGAGTCAGGTGCACTCCCGCGTCATCCACCCAACCCAAAGGGCCGACATCAGGACTTTCGAAGGCACCAACCCCTTGGGTCGCGACCTTGGTCACCTCGCAGGCCGAATGGATCCAGCCATCCATCACCACCAGCACACCCTGCCCGCATGCCTCTGGGCTGACTGCCACCTGCACCGCCTGGAACAGATTCAACGGCCCATCGGCACTCAGGGCCGTGGCCGGACGCATTGCTCCCACCAGCAGCACCGGCCGCGGGTCATTAATCAGCAGCTGCAACAGCCAAGCTGTTTCCTCCAGGGTGTTGGTCCCATGGGTGATCACCACACCGCAGAGATCGGGATCAGCCGCAAGGGCCTCACGCACCCGGGTCACAAGCCTTTGCCAGTGGGCGAAGGTCAGATCCGCGCTATCGACATTGGCGATCTGTTCCACTTCAATCTCGGCAAGCTGCTTCAGCTGGGGCACCGACTGCAGCAACTCCTCGCCAGCAATGACACCTGCTGAGTAGTGGTTCAGGGAGATGACATCACTCGCCCGTCCGGCGATGGTGCCGCCGGTGGCCAACAACAGGAGCCGAGGCAGGGAGGAACCGCTCACACAGAAGTCACTCACAGACGAACCACTCACATTCGCTCCAGGGTTGAGATCCCCAGCAGACCGAGCCCTATTTTCAGCGTGTCGGCGCTGAGGCGACAGAGAGCCAGCCGTGACGGCAAAGCATCTGGGCCTGCCTTGAGCACCGGCACCTGGTCATAAAAACGATTGAACACCTGGCTGAGCTCAAACAGATAGCTGCAGAGACGATTGGGGAGCAACTCCTCCTCCACCTCGGCGATCACAGCATCGAACTTGAGGAGTTCACGCACCAGCGCCCACTCCTGAGGCTCACTGAACTGCAGCTGAGCCGTTGAGACATCCAGATCACCACCCTTGCGGGAGATGCCGGCGATCCGCACCAGCGCATAGAGAAGGTAGGGAGCTGTGTTGCCCTGGAGGGCCAGCATGCGATCAAACGAGAACTGGTAGTTGGTGATCCGGTTCTGACTGAGGTCGGCATATTTCACCGCCGCCAGGCCGACGGTACTGGCCACATGGTTGATGAAGTCTTCCGGCTCACTGCGCTCTTCTTCCTTGAGGCGCGAGCGCAGGTCCGCTTCAGCGCGCTCTTCCGCCTCATCCAGTAAATCGCGAAGACGCACGGTGTCACCGGCCCGGGTCTTGAGCTTCTTGCCGTCTTCTCCCTGCACCAACCCGAAGGGAACATGCTCCAGGCGAGAGCCGTCGGGAATCCAGCCGGCCCGCTCGGCCACCTGGAACACTCCCGCAAAGTGATTGGCCTGACCGGAATCGGTCACGTAGATCACCCGGCGGGCTGCATCACCATCGGGAGCCGCCGCGAACCGGTAACGAATCGCCGCGAGATCGGTGGTGGCGTAATTGAAGCCCCCATCACTCTTTTGCACAATCACCGGCAGCGGCTTGCCATCCTTGCCGCTGACCCCTTCCAAGAAGACGCACTCTGCCCCGTCGTCGGTAACCAGCAGACCGACCTGCTTCAGCCCATCGATCACCGCAGGCAGGAAGGGGTTGTAGAACGACTCACCTCGTTCGCTGAGGCGGATGTCAAGCCGGTCGTAGATCTTCTGGAACTCGCGCCGCGACTGATCACACAGGAGCCCCCAAGCTTTGAGCGACAGAGGATCGCCTCCCTGCAGCTTCACCACTTCCTCGCGGGATGTGGTCTGAAACGCCTCGTCATCATCAAAGCGTTTTTTAGCCTCCCTGTAGAAGGCAACGAGATCACCGAGGTCGATGGCATCGGCGGTCTCGAGAGCATTGGGAGCCACCTGCTTGAGGTGGGTGATCAACATCCCGAACTGGGTTCCCCAGTCGCCTACATGGTTCAGCCGTAGCACCGGGTGCCCACGGAACTCCAGCACTCGCGCTAAGGAGTCACCGATGATCGTGGAGCGCAGATGGCCCACATGCATCTCCTTGGCGATGTTGGGACTGGAGAAGTCCACCACCACCGGCGCTGAATCCTTGACAGGCGGAACGCCAAGCCGCTCATCACCGAGCCGGGAGGCCACCTCAGCAGCGAGACGCTCCGGTCGGATCGTGAGGTTGATGAAGCCAGGCCCAGCGATCTGCGGCTCCAGACACAGCTCGGTGAAGGCCCCGTCCGTTTGCAGCTGCTCAACGATGGCCGTGGCGATCTGACGCGGCGCCTGCTTCAGCGGCTTGGCCAGTGGCAGAGCACCGTTGGACTGGAAATCCCCGAATTCAGGCTTGCTCGCTGGCGCCAGCTGGGGGTCCAAGCCAGCTTCCCCCGCCTCAGCCCAGGCCTCGGGGAACGCCCGTTGCATCGCACCGCGCAACTGTGTTTCAAGGGCGTTGGCGATGCGGAGCATGGACGGATCAACGGGCTTGGCAAGCCCTGATCATCCCCCGGCAGGTGCGAAACGCATACTCAGATCCAGCCAGCGGCTGCGCGTGACCGGAGCACTGGTGGAAATCAGATCGATGCCTGTGGCGGCATAGGCACGCAGATCGCCGGGTTGAATCCCGGAGGCTTCGAGGACCACAGCCCCAGAAGCAGCCCGCTCCACCGCCAGCTGGCGCAACCTGGGCACCAAGCTAATCAGCTGCTCAGGCGTGAACTCATCCAGCAGCACAGCATCGGCTCCGGCAATCACGGCCTTCGAGGCTTCCTGCTCGGTTTCGGCTTCCACAATCACCCTCGCCGGCCATGGAGCGGATGCCCGCACAGCAGCAATCGCCGCTTCAATGCCACCCGCCCAGGCCAGATGGTTTTCCTTGAGCATGGCGG
Above is a window of Synechococcus sp. BIOS-U3-1 DNA encoding:
- the argS gene encoding arginine--tRNA ligase, whose protein sequence is MLRIANALETQLRGAMQRAFPEAWAEAGEAGLDPQLAPASKPEFGDFQSNGALPLAKPLKQAPRQIATAIVEQLQTDGAFTELCLEPQIAGPGFINLTIRPERLAAEVASRLGDERLGVPPVKDSAPVVVDFSSPNIAKEMHVGHLRSTIIGDSLARVLEFRGHPVLRLNHVGDWGTQFGMLITHLKQVAPNALETADAIDLGDLVAFYREAKKRFDDDEAFQTTSREEVVKLQGGDPLSLKAWGLLCDQSRREFQKIYDRLDIRLSERGESFYNPFLPAVIDGLKQVGLLVTDDGAECVFLEGVSGKDGKPLPVIVQKSDGGFNYATTDLAAIRYRFAAAPDGDAARRVIYVTDSGQANHFAGVFQVAERAGWIPDGSRLEHVPFGLVQGEDGKKLKTRAGDTVRLRDLLDEAEERAEADLRSRLKEEERSEPEDFINHVASTVGLAAVKYADLSQNRITNYQFSFDRMLALQGNTAPYLLYALVRIAGISRKGGDLDVSTAQLQFSEPQEWALVRELLKFDAVIAEVEEELLPNRLCSYLFELSQVFNRFYDQVPVLKAGPDALPSRLALCRLSADTLKIGLGLLGISTLERM
- a CDS encoding asparaginase; this encodes MSGSSLPRLLLLATGGTIAGRASDVISLNHYSAGVIAGEELLQSVPQLKQLAEIEVEQIANVDSADLTFAHWQRLVTRVREALAADPDLCGVVITHGTNTLEETAWLLQLLINDPRPVLLVGAMRPATALSADGPLNLFQAVQVAVSPEACGQGVLVVMDGWIHSACEVTKVATQGVGAFESPDVGPLGWVDDAGVHLTPARSDRPVPFAHLQLAEPWPQVAILHGCVEPPSALIPALLSAGVHGLVFTGTGAGQLSAHERRALEDWTGPLPLMLRANRCGSGPVHHRGQFARLGLVPAGRLSPQKARVLLLLALMAGLDRAQLADLI
- a CDS encoding protein adenylyltransferase SelO family protein, with the protein product MPASSSASSSTDTFAAFAEHVDYSLLNQLTPDPEATINGHDHQVRQVRSGHYVPVTPTPLPAPQYVAHSNELFKELGLSDQLAEDAGFRRLFSGDISVARAPMRPYGWATGYALSIYGTEYDQQCPFGNGNGYGDGRAISIFEGLFEGQRWEMQLKGGGPTPYCRGADGRAVLRSSVREFLAQEFMHALGVPTSRSLTLYVSHDENVRRPWYSGTSPSMDPDILVDNSAAITTRLAPSFLRVGQLELFARRTRNNSHSKAFSELKMIVEHLIKRNYHAEVEPSLPFSEQVVELARLFRGRLTALVADWIRVGYCQGNFNSDNCAAGGFTLDYGPFGFCELFDPRFQPWTGGGMHFAFFNQPVAAGKNYQMFVSALKPLLEDHPEAMTRLERLEEGFKAAMQEALDSMWQRKLGLTDRSPELVSSLLQLCVDSAADYTMLFRELSAIPEQVAPLKRSFYRPSNEQVDQRWMEWLQQWRRQLGHNSNLSEASKAMQLTNPAITWREWLIAPAYEQAAHADYSQVHELQKVFAKPYESLPVELAARYDQLKPEEFFNAGGISHYSCSS